A part of Magnetospirillum sp. ME-1 genomic DNA contains:
- the nuoK gene encoding NADH-quinone oxidoreductase subunit NuoK, with translation MLEIGLSHYLTVAAILFTLGVMGIFLNRKNVIIIMMSIELMLLAVNINMVAFSSYLNDLVGQVFAMFILTVAAAEAAIGLAIVVVFFRNRGTIAVEEISQLKG, from the coding sequence ATGCTCGAGATCGGTCTGTCCCACTACCTGACGGTAGCCGCCATCCTGTTCACGCTGGGCGTGATGGGCATCTTCCTGAACCGGAAGAACGTCATCATCATCATGATGTCCATCGAGCTCATGCTTCTGGCCGTCAACATCAACATGGTGGCCTTCTCGTCCTATCTGAACGATCTGGTCGGCCAGGTGTTCGCCATGTTCATCCTGACCGTGGCCGCCGCCGAGGCCGCCATCGGCCTGGCCATCGTCGTCGTCTTCTTCCGTAACCGCGGCACCATCGCGGTGGAAGAAATCAGCCAGCTCAAGGGGTAA
- the nuoH gene encoding NADH-quinone oxidoreductase subunit NuoH — protein MVDLLTGLLPPFVWRLLIIVLQIVAIVLPLLIAVAYLTYAERKVIGAMQLRKGPNVVGPLGLLQPMADGLKLFVKETVLPTSANRAVFVGAPMLTFFLALVAWAVIPFDKGWVLADINVGVLYLFAISSLGVYGIIMAGWASNSKYAFLGGLRSAAQMVSYEVSIGFILISVLLTVGSLNLSDVVMAQSKMWFIIPHFPLFILFIISGLAETNRAPFDLPEAEAELVAGYNVEYSAMTFALFFLGEYANMLMMGAMTSILFLGGWMAPFGLGWLPIPGVLWFVIKICLVMFVFLWVRATFPRYRYDQLMRLGWKVFLPFSLFWLVLTASVLTAFGWLPNQG, from the coding sequence ATGGTTGACCTTCTGACCGGGCTGCTGCCCCCCTTCGTGTGGCGTCTGCTGATCATCGTTCTGCAGATCGTCGCCATCGTCCTGCCGCTGCTGATCGCCGTGGCTTACCTCACCTATGCCGAGCGCAAGGTGATCGGCGCCATGCAGCTGCGCAAGGGCCCCAACGTGGTCGGCCCGCTGGGCCTGCTGCAGCCCATGGCGGACGGCCTCAAGCTGTTCGTCAAGGAAACGGTGCTGCCGACCTCGGCCAACCGCGCGGTGTTCGTCGGCGCGCCGATGCTGACCTTCTTCCTCGCCCTGGTGGCCTGGGCGGTGATCCCCTTCGACAAGGGCTGGGTGCTGGCCGACATCAATGTCGGCGTGCTGTACCTGTTCGCCATCTCCAGCTTGGGCGTCTACGGCATCATCATGGCGGGTTGGGCGTCCAACTCGAAGTACGCCTTCCTGGGCGGCCTTCGCTCGGCGGCGCAGATGGTGTCCTATGAGGTCTCCATCGGCTTCATCCTGATTTCGGTGCTGCTGACCGTGGGGTCGCTGAACCTGTCGGACGTGGTGATGGCGCAGTCGAAGATGTGGTTCATCATTCCGCACTTCCCGCTGTTCATCCTGTTCATCATCTCGGGCCTCGCCGAAACCAACCGCGCCCCCTTCGACCTTCCCGAAGCGGAAGCCGAGCTGGTGGCCGGCTACAACGTCGAATACTCGGCCATGACCTTCGCCCTGTTCTTCCTGGGCGAGTACGCCAACATGCTGATGATGGGGGCGATGACCTCCATCCTCTTCCTGGGCGGCTGGATGGCTCCGTTCGGCCTGGGCTGGCTGCCCATTCCCGGCGTGCTGTGGTTCGTCATCAAGATCTGCCTGGTGATGTTCGTCTTCCTGTGGGTTCGCGCCACCTTCCCGCGCTATCGCTACGACCAGCTGATGCGCCTGGGCTGGAAGGTGTTCCTGCCGTTCTCGCTGTTCTGGCTGGTGCTGACCGCAAGCGTGCTGACCGCTTTCGGCTGGCTGCCGAACCAGGGTTAA
- the nuoI gene encoding NADH-quinone oxidoreductase subunit NuoI → MSFLDRTARAFLLTELVQGLALTLRYMFKPKVTINYPYEKGPLSVRFRGEHCLRRYPNGEERCIACKLCEAICPAQAITIEAEPRPDGSRRARRYDLDMTKCIYCGLCQEACPVDAIVEGPNFEYATETRAELMYNKSKLLANGDRWEAELAYRIAADAPYR, encoded by the coding sequence ATGTCGTTCCTCGACCGCACCGCGCGCGCCTTTCTGCTGACCGAGCTCGTCCAGGGCTTGGCGCTGACGCTGCGCTACATGTTCAAGCCCAAGGTGACCATCAACTACCCCTATGAAAAGGGGCCGCTGTCGGTCCGCTTCCGCGGCGAGCACTGCCTGCGCCGTTATCCCAACGGCGAAGAGCGCTGCATCGCCTGCAAGCTGTGCGAGGCCATCTGCCCCGCCCAGGCGATCACCATCGAGGCCGAGCCCCGGCCCGACGGCTCGCGCCGGGCGCGCCGCTACGACCTCGACATGACCAAGTGCATCTATTGCGGCCTGTGCCAGGAGGCCTGCCCGGTGGACGCCATCGTCGAGGGTCCGAACTTCGAGTACGCCACCGAGACGCGGGCGGAACTCATGTACAACAAGTCCAAGTTGCTCGCCAACGGCGACCGCTGGGAGGCCGAGCTGGCCTACCGCATCGCCGCCGACGCGCCCTACCGGTGA
- the nuoG gene encoding NADH-quinone oxidoreductase subunit NuoG — MPKLTIDGREIEVEAGTTIIQAADLLGIEIPRFCYHERLAIAGNCRMCLVEVEKMPKPAASCAMPVGEGMVVKTNTPAVRKARQGVMEFLLLNHPLDCPICDQGGECDLQDQAMAYGSDKNRCQEGKRAVPDKDYGPLVQTMMTRCIQCTRCVRFISEIAGTPVLGGLGRGEHLEISRYVNAAVSSELSGNLIDLCPVGALTNKPASYTYRSWELKKTESIDAMDALGSAIRVDTRGNEVIRILPRVAEDVNEEWLSDRSRFACDGLKRQRLDKPYVKKDGKLVPATWNEAFAAIAAKVKAAGTKIAAIAGDQADAETMVAYKDLLAALGSQAIDCRQDGAKLDASVRASYLFNSTAAGIEEADALLIVGSNPRKENPVLNARIRKRWQKGGFKVARIGHRGDLTYKYEHLGDDASILKAIADGSHPFFEVLKNAKKPALIVGQGALSRKDGAVILGLARKLADAAGLIKDGWNGFNVLHTAAARVGGLDLGFVPGQGWRDVDHILDGAHKGDIQVVFLIGADEVDMKGLGEAFVVYQGSHGDAGAHRADVILPGAAYTEKSATFVNLEGRAQATRLAVFPPGEAKEDWRIVRALSEVLGKALPYDSLKAVRERLAKANPVFAAIGSVTPAAWGAAFGAEGSLEGGALVSNIDNFYQTDPISRASKTMAECTAAFGGGCNHKHKKTGTHG, encoded by the coding sequence ATGCCCAAACTGACCATTGACGGCAGGGAAATCGAAGTCGAGGCCGGGACGACCATCATCCAGGCCGCCGACCTGCTCGGCATCGAGATTCCCCGTTTCTGCTACCACGAGCGCCTGGCCATCGCCGGCAATTGCCGCATGTGCCTGGTGGAAGTGGAAAAGATGCCCAAGCCGGCGGCCTCCTGCGCCATGCCGGTGGGCGAAGGCATGGTGGTGAAGACCAACACCCCGGCGGTGCGCAAGGCGCGCCAGGGCGTGATGGAATTCCTGCTGCTCAACCACCCGCTGGACTGCCCCATCTGCGACCAGGGCGGCGAGTGCGACCTGCAGGACCAGGCCATGGCCTACGGGTCCGACAAGAACCGCTGCCAGGAAGGCAAGCGCGCCGTGCCGGACAAGGATTACGGCCCGCTGGTCCAGACCATGATGACCCGGTGCATCCAGTGCACCCGCTGCGTCCGCTTCATCTCGGAAATCGCCGGCACCCCGGTGCTGGGCGGCCTGGGCCGCGGCGAGCATCTGGAGATCAGCCGCTATGTCAACGCGGCGGTGTCGTCGGAACTGTCGGGCAACCTGATCGACCTGTGCCCGGTGGGCGCGCTGACCAACAAGCCGGCCAGCTACACCTACCGCTCGTGGGAACTGAAGAAGACCGAGAGCATCGACGCCATGGACGCCCTGGGCTCGGCCATCCGGGTCGACACCCGTGGCAACGAGGTCATCCGCATCCTGCCGCGCGTCGCCGAGGACGTGAACGAGGAATGGCTGTCGGACCGCTCGCGCTTCGCCTGCGACGGGTTGAAGCGCCAGCGCCTCGACAAGCCCTATGTGAAGAAGGACGGCAAGCTGGTCCCCGCCACCTGGAACGAGGCGTTCGCCGCCATCGCCGCCAAGGTGAAGGCCGCCGGCACCAAGATCGCCGCCATCGCCGGCGATCAGGCCGATGCCGAGACCATGGTGGCCTACAAGGATCTGCTGGCCGCGCTGGGCTCCCAGGCCATCGACTGCCGCCAGGACGGCGCCAAGCTGGACGCCTCGGTCCGCGCCTCGTACCTGTTCAACAGCACGGCCGCCGGCATCGAAGAGGCCGACGCCCTGCTGATCGTCGGCTCGAACCCCCGCAAGGAGAACCCGGTCCTCAACGCCCGCATCCGCAAGCGCTGGCAGAAGGGCGGCTTCAAGGTGGCCCGCATCGGCCACAGGGGCGACCTGACCTACAAGTACGAGCACCTGGGCGACGACGCCTCTATCCTCAAGGCCATCGCCGACGGCAGCCATCCCTTCTTCGAGGTGTTGAAGAACGCCAAGAAGCCGGCCCTGATCGTCGGTCAGGGGGCGCTTTCCCGCAAGGACGGCGCCGTGATCCTGGGTCTGGCCCGCAAGCTGGCCGACGCCGCCGGTCTGATCAAGGACGGCTGGAACGGCTTCAACGTGCTGCACACCGCCGCCGCCCGCGTCGGCGGCCTGGATCTCGGCTTCGTGCCGGGCCAGGGCTGGCGCGACGTGGACCACATCCTGGACGGCGCCCACAAGGGTGACATCCAGGTGGTGTTCCTGATCGGCGCCGACGAGGTGGACATGAAGGGCCTGGGCGAGGCCTTCGTGGTGTACCAGGGCTCGCACGGCGATGCCGGCGCTCACCGCGCCGACGTCATCCTGCCGGGTGCCGCCTACACCGAGAAGAGCGCCACCTTCGTCAATCTGGAAGGCCGCGCTCAAGCGACCCGCCTCGCGGTGTTCCCGCCGGGCGAGGCCAAGGAAGACTGGCGCATCGTGCGCGCGCTGTCCGAGGTGCTGGGCAAGGCCCTGCCTTACGACAGCCTCAAGGCCGTGCGTGAGCGCCTCGCCAAGGCCAACCCGGTGTTCGCCGCAATCGGTTCCGTCACCCCCGCCGCCTGGGGCGCCGCGTTCGGCGCCGAGGGCAGCCTGGAGGGCGGCGCCCTGGTGAGCAACATCGACAACTTCTATCAGACCGACCCGATCAGCCGCGCCTCCAAGACCATGGCGGAATGCACGGCAGCCTTCGGCGGTGGTTGCAACCACAAGCACAAGAAGACGGGGACCCATGGTTGA
- a CDS encoding NADH-quinone oxidoreductase subunit D: MAESQIQSYTINFGPQHPAAHGVLRLILEMSGEVVDRADPHVGLLHRGTEKLIEHKTYVQAVPYFDRLDYVGTMNQEHVFVLATERLLGIEVPARAKYIRTLYDEIGRILNHLLNVTAFIFDVGGMTPLLYGFEEREKLMEFYERACGARLHANYYRPGGVSADVSQGLLDDIGEWCETFPKVLDDIETLATENRIFKQRTVDIGVVSAEQALDWGFTGPNLRASGIAWDLRKAQPYEAYADLDFDIPVGKNGDGWERYLVRVLEMRESVKIMKQCLAKMPGGPVKVQDNKITPPRRSEMKTSMESLIHHFKLFTEGFRVPAGETYTAIEAPKGEFAVYLISDGTGKPYRCKIRPPGYVHLQALDMMSKGHMLADVVSNIGSIDIVFGEIDR; encoded by the coding sequence ATGGCCGAATCCCAGATCCAGAGCTACACCATCAACTTCGGCCCGCAGCACCCTGCGGCGCACGGCGTGCTGCGCCTCATCCTCGAGATGTCGGGCGAGGTGGTCGACCGCGCCGACCCCCATGTGGGCCTGCTGCACCGCGGCACCGAGAAGCTGATCGAGCACAAGACCTACGTCCAGGCGGTCCCCTATTTCGACCGTCTCGACTATGTCGGCACCATGAACCAGGAGCATGTCTTCGTGCTGGCCACGGAGCGTCTGCTGGGCATCGAGGTGCCGGCGCGGGCCAAGTACATCCGCACCCTGTACGATGAGATCGGCCGCATCCTGAACCATCTGCTGAACGTCACCGCGTTCATCTTCGACGTGGGCGGCATGACTCCGCTGCTCTACGGCTTCGAAGAGCGCGAGAAGCTGATGGAGTTCTACGAGCGCGCCTGCGGCGCCCGTCTGCATGCCAACTACTACCGTCCGGGCGGCGTCTCCGCCGACGTGTCGCAGGGCCTGCTGGACGATATCGGCGAGTGGTGCGAGACCTTCCCCAAGGTCCTCGACGACATCGAGACCCTGGCCACCGAGAACCGCATCTTCAAGCAGCGCACCGTCGATATCGGCGTGGTGAGTGCCGAGCAGGCCCTGGACTGGGGCTTCACCGGCCCCAACCTGCGCGCCTCGGGCATCGCCTGGGACCTGCGCAAGGCCCAGCCCTACGAGGCCTATGCCGATCTGGATTTCGACATTCCCGTCGGCAAGAACGGCGACGGCTGGGAGCGCTATCTGGTCCGCGTCCTCGAGATGCGCGAATCCGTGAAGATCATGAAGCAGTGCCTGGCCAAGATGCCGGGCGGTCCGGTCAAGGTGCAGGACAACAAGATCACGCCGCCCCGGCGTTCCGAGATGAAGACCTCGATGGAATCGCTGATCCATCACTTCAAGCTGTTCACCGAGGGCTTCCGGGTGCCGGCGGGCGAGACCTACACCGCCATCGAGGCCCCCAAGGGCGAGTTCGCCGTCTATCTGATCTCGGACGGCACCGGCAAGCCCTATCGCTGCAAGATCCGTCCGCCGGGATACGTTCACCTGCAGGCGCTCGACATGATGTCCAAGGGACACATGCTGGCCGACGTGGTGTCCAATATCGGCTCCATCGACATCGTTTTCGGCGAGATCGACCGATGA
- a CDS encoding NADH-quinone oxidoreductase subunit C: MTQALKDLGEYIAQALPQDVLGTEVNRCGELSLTVKTASIVKVLSFLRDDAGCLFKQLVDVCGVDWPGREQRFDVVYHLLSMKHNQRVRVKVATDEETAVPSVTGVFNSANWFEREVWDMFGVLFSDHPDLRRILTDYGFEGHPLRKDFPLTGYVEMRYDDETKRVVYEPVKLTQDFRSFDFLSPWEGPGMLPGDEKAN, encoded by the coding sequence ATGACGCAAGCGCTGAAGGATCTTGGCGAGTACATCGCCCAAGCCCTGCCCCAGGATGTGCTGGGAACCGAGGTCAACCGCTGCGGCGAGCTGTCGCTCACCGTCAAGACCGCCTCCATCGTCAAGGTGCTGAGCTTCCTGCGCGACGACGCGGGCTGCCTGTTCAAGCAGCTGGTGGACGTGTGCGGCGTGGACTGGCCGGGGCGCGAACAGCGCTTCGACGTGGTCTACCACCTGCTCTCCATGAAGCATAACCAGCGGGTCCGCGTGAAGGTCGCCACCGACGAGGAGACCGCCGTCCCGTCCGTGACCGGCGTGTTCAACTCGGCCAACTGGTTCGAGCGCGAGGTCTGGGACATGTTCGGCGTGCTGTTCTCGGATCATCCGGATCTGCGCCGCATCCTCACCGATTACGGTTTCGAGGGCCATCCGTTGCGCAAGGACTTCCCGCTGACCGGCTATGTGGAGATGCGCTACGACGACGAGACCAAGCGCGTGGTCTACGAGCCGGTGAAGCTGACCCAGGATTTCCGCAGCTTCGATTTCCTGTCGCCCTGGGAAGGGCCGGGGATGCTGCCCGGCGATGAGAAGGCGAACTGA
- a CDS encoding NADH-quinone oxidoreductase subunit J, producing MFTALIFYMFAAIAVASGVMVISSRNPVHSVLWLILAFFNAAGLFLLLGAEFLAMVLVVVYVGAVAVLFLFVVMMLDINMVEMKEGFLQYLPTGALIGVVLLVELLAMFGGWAFAPDVEAMVKAPTPTLDQASNTVALGKLIYTNYVYLFQASGLVLLVAMIGTILLTHRKRTGVRKQVIADQVSRSRDNVELKKVQSGRGI from the coding sequence ATGTTCACGGCTCTGATCTTCTACATGTTCGCCGCCATCGCGGTGGCGAGCGGTGTGATGGTGATCTCATCGCGCAATCCGGTGCATTCGGTGCTCTGGCTGATCCTGGCGTTCTTCAACGCGGCGGGCCTGTTCCTGCTGCTGGGCGCCGAATTCCTGGCCATGGTGCTGGTGGTGGTCTATGTGGGCGCCGTCGCGGTGCTGTTCCTGTTCGTCGTGATGATGCTCGACATCAACATGGTGGAGATGAAGGAAGGCTTCCTGCAGTACCTGCCCACCGGCGCGCTGATCGGTGTGGTGCTCCTCGTCGAATTGCTGGCCATGTTCGGCGGCTGGGCCTTCGCGCCCGACGTCGAGGCCATGGTCAAGGCGCCGACGCCCACTCTGGATCAGGCGTCCAACACCGTGGCGCTGGGCAAGCTGATCTACACCAACTACGTCTACCTGTTCCAGGCGTCGGGTCTGGTGCTGCTGGTCGCCATGATCGGCACCATCCTGCTGACCCACCGCAAGCGCACCGGCGTGCGCAAGCAGGTCATCGCCGATCAGGTCAGCCGCTCGCGCGATAACGTGGAACTCAAGAAGGTCCAGTCGGGGAGGGGCATCTGA
- the nuoL gene encoding NADH-quinone oxidoreductase subunit L, which yields MITATVFLPLLGAVVAGLFGRFIGDRGAQIVTCTLLVASAVMAGLIFQKVAIGGEAQTVVVAEWIRSGTMAVNWSLKVDTLTAVMLIVVTWVSAAVHIYSVGYMSHDPSIWRFQSYLSLFTFAMLMLVTSDNLVQMFFGWEGVGVASYLLIGFWYEKPSASAAAIKAFVVNRVGDFGFALGIFGVYFLFGSVGFDPIFAAAADKANATVNFFGVEWHAITICCLLLFVGAMGKSAQLGLHTWLPDAMEGPTPVSALIHAATMVTAGVFMVARMSPLFEFSDTALTVVTVVGAATAIFAATVGCVQNDIKRVIAYSTCSQLGYMFFAIGVSAYQAAIFHLMTHAFFKALLFLGAGSVIHAMSDEQDIRRMGGIWKHVKVTWVLMWIGSLALAGIPFFAGYYSKDTILEAAWGSHTIAGQGAYWIGCLAAFLTAFYSWRLLLLTFHGRPRADEHVMAHVHESPAVMLIPLLFLSLGALFAGWAGYEMFVGHHNHDFWRSAILVTPAHPSLENAHHVPSWVALLPTVVAVSGIALAYLFYVFAPGLPVALANTFKGVHRFLLNKWYFDELYDLIFVKPAFKLGRGLWQGGDGALIDGVGPDGVAAATRAVAQKVARAQSGYLYHYAYAMLIGVAAFVTWYIFNAR from the coding sequence ATGATCACTGCAACCGTATTCCTGCCGCTCCTTGGCGCCGTGGTGGCCGGCCTGTTCGGCCGCTTCATCGGCGACAGGGGCGCGCAGATCGTCACCTGCACCCTGCTGGTGGCGTCCGCCGTGATGGCCGGGCTGATCTTCCAGAAGGTCGCCATCGGCGGCGAGGCCCAGACCGTGGTGGTCGCCGAGTGGATCCGCTCGGGCACCATGGCCGTCAACTGGTCGCTGAAGGTCGATACGCTCACCGCCGTGATGCTGATCGTCGTCACCTGGGTGTCGGCGGCCGTGCACATCTACTCGGTCGGCTACATGAGCCACGATCCGTCCATCTGGCGGTTCCAGAGCTACCTGTCGCTGTTCACCTTCGCCATGCTGATGCTGGTGACGTCCGACAATCTGGTGCAGATGTTCTTCGGCTGGGAAGGCGTCGGTGTCGCCTCCTACCTGCTGATCGGCTTCTGGTACGAGAAGCCCTCGGCCTCGGCCGCCGCCATCAAGGCCTTCGTGGTCAACCGCGTCGGCGATTTCGGTTTCGCGCTCGGCATCTTCGGCGTCTACTTCCTGTTCGGCTCGGTGGGCTTCGATCCCATCTTCGCCGCCGCCGCCGACAAGGCCAACGCCACCGTCAATTTCTTCGGCGTCGAGTGGCACGCCATCACCATCTGCTGCCTGCTGCTGTTCGTCGGCGCCATGGGCAAGTCGGCCCAGCTGGGCCTGCACACCTGGCTGCCCGACGCCATGGAGGGCCCGACCCCGGTGTCGGCCCTGATCCATGCCGCCACCATGGTCACCGCCGGTGTCTTCATGGTCGCCCGCATGAGCCCGCTGTTCGAGTTCTCGGACACCGCTCTCACCGTGGTGACCGTGGTCGGCGCCGCCACCGCCATCTTCGCGGCGACGGTGGGCTGCGTGCAGAACGACATCAAGCGGGTGATCGCGTATTCTACCTGCTCGCAGCTGGGCTACATGTTCTTCGCCATCGGCGTGTCGGCCTACCAGGCCGCCATCTTCCACCTGATGACCCACGCCTTCTTCAAGGCCCTGCTGTTCCTGGGCGCCGGTTCGGTGATCCACGCCATGAGCGACGAGCAGGACATCCGCCGCATGGGCGGCATCTGGAAGCACGTCAAGGTCACCTGGGTCCTGATGTGGATCGGTTCCCTGGCGCTGGCCGGAATTCCCTTCTTCGCCGGCTACTACTCCAAGGACACCATCCTGGAAGCCGCCTGGGGCTCGCACACCATCGCCGGCCAGGGCGCCTACTGGATCGGCTGCCTCGCCGCCTTCCTGACCGCCTTCTACTCGTGGCGTCTGCTGCTGCTGACCTTCCACGGCCGTCCGCGCGCCGACGAGCATGTCATGGCCCATGTCCATGAAAGCCCGGCGGTGATGCTGATCCCGCTGCTGTTCCTGTCGCTGGGCGCCCTGTTCGCCGGCTGGGCGGGCTACGAGATGTTCGTCGGTCATCACAACCATGATTTCTGGCGCTCCGCCATCCTGGTCACCCCGGCGCATCCCAGCCTGGAGAATGCCCATCACGTTCCCTCCTGGGTGGCCCTGCTGCCCACGGTGGTGGCGGTGTCGGGCATCGCGCTGGCCTATCTCTTCTACGTGTTCGCTCCGGGTCTGCCGGTGGCGCTGGCCAACACCTTCAAGGGTGTGCACCGGTTCCTGCTGAACAAGTGGTACTTCGACGAGCTGTACGACCTGATCTTCGTAAAGCCCGCCTTCAAGCTCGGCCGCGGTCTGTGGCAGGGCGGCGACGGCGCGCTGATCGACGGAGTGGGGCCGGACGGCGTGGCGGCGGCGACCCGTGCGGTCGCCCAGAAGGTGGCTCGCGCCCAGAGCGGCTACCTCTACCACTACGCCTACGCCATGCTGATCGGCGTGGCGGCGTTCGTCACCTGGTACATTTTCAACGCGCGCTGA
- the nuoF gene encoding NADH-quinone oxidoreductase subunit NuoF, giving the protein MLRDQDRIFTNLYGFHDWRLKGAMSRGDWNGTKDILAKGRDWIIEEMKTSGLRGRGGAGFPTGVKWSFMPKTEGPRPHYLVINADEGEPGTCKDREMMRFDPHKLIEGALIASFAIGAHAAYIYIRGEFVREAEHLNIAIDEARAAGFIGPNACGSGWDFECYVHRGAGAYVCGEESALIESLEGKKGQPRLKPPFPAGVGLYGCPTTVNNVESIAVAPTILRRGGAWFAGLGKPNNTGTKVFCISGHVNTPCNVEEEMGIPLKELIEKHAGGVRGGWDNLLAIIPGGSSVPMLTKSQCEEVTMDFDALRAMRSGLGTAAVMVMDKSTDLVRAIHRLSRFYWHESCGQCTPCREGTGWMSRMMGRMVTGDAELSEIDLLEEISRQIEGHTICALGDAAAWPIQGLIRAFRPEMERRIIERQAKTNAA; this is encoded by the coding sequence ATGCTTCGCGATCAAGACAGGATTTTCACCAACCTCTACGGTTTCCACGACTGGCGTCTGAAGGGCGCCATGTCGCGTGGCGACTGGAACGGCACCAAGGACATTCTGGCCAAGGGCCGCGACTGGATCATCGAGGAGATGAAGACCTCGGGTCTGCGCGGCCGCGGCGGTGCGGGCTTCCCCACCGGCGTCAAGTGGTCGTTCATGCCCAAGACCGAGGGTCCGCGTCCGCACTACCTGGTGATCAACGCCGACGAAGGCGAGCCGGGGACCTGCAAGGACCGCGAGATGATGCGCTTCGATCCGCATAAGCTGATCGAGGGCGCCCTGATCGCCTCGTTCGCCATCGGCGCGCACGCCGCCTACATCTACATCCGCGGCGAGTTCGTTCGTGAAGCCGAGCATCTCAACATCGCCATCGACGAGGCGCGGGCCGCCGGTTTCATCGGCCCCAACGCCTGCGGTTCGGGCTGGGATTTCGAGTGCTACGTCCATCGCGGCGCCGGCGCCTATGTCTGCGGCGAGGAATCGGCGCTGATCGAAAGCCTGGAAGGCAAGAAGGGCCAGCCGCGCCTCAAGCCGCCGTTCCCGGCCGGCGTGGGCCTCTATGGCTGCCCCACCACCGTGAACAACGTGGAATCCATCGCCGTCGCCCCGACCATCCTGCGTCGCGGCGGCGCCTGGTTCGCCGGCCTGGGCAAGCCCAACAACACCGGCACCAAGGTGTTCTGCATCTCCGGCCACGTGAACACTCCGTGCAACGTGGAAGAGGAGATGGGCATCCCCCTGAAGGAGCTCATCGAGAAGCATGCCGGCGGCGTGCGGGGCGGCTGGGACAACCTGCTGGCCATCATTCCCGGCGGCTCCTCGGTCCCCATGCTGACCAAGAGCCAGTGCGAGGAAGTCACCATGGACTTCGACGCCCTGCGCGCCATGCGTTCGGGCCTCGGCACCGCCGCCGTGATGGTGATGGACAAGTCCACCGATCTGGTGCGCGCCATCCACCGCCTGTCGCGCTTCTACTGGCACGAGAGCTGCGGCCAGTGCACGCCGTGCCGCGAAGGCACCGGCTGGATGAGCCGCATGATGGGCCGCATGGTCACCGGCGACGCCGAGTTGTCGGAAATCGATCTGCTGGAAGAGATTTCCCGCCAGATCGAAGGCCACACCATCTGCGCGCTGGGCGACGCCGCCGCGTGGCCGATCCAGGGCCTGATCCGCGCCTTCCGTCCCGAGATGGAGCGCCGGATCATCGAACGCCAAGCCAAGACCAACGCGGCCTGA
- the nuoE gene encoding NADH-quinone oxidoreductase subunit NuoE, translating into MSNHSYEPESFAFTPEYLEKAKAFIAKYPAGRQQSAVMPLLDLAQRQEGWVSRAAMEVIAEMLDMAPIRVEEVATFYTMYNRKPVGQFHVQVCTNLPCMLRGSDDVVAAAKAALGVEFGDMTSDGKFTLSEVECLGACVNAPMMQINDDYYEDLTAETTKAVLEALKRGETPKPGPQNGRQFSCPAGGPTSLAELKFEGGKA; encoded by the coding sequence ATGAGCAATCACTCCTACGAACCGGAAAGCTTCGCTTTCACCCCCGAATACCTGGAGAAGGCCAAGGCCTTCATCGCCAAGTATCCCGCTGGTCGCCAGCAGAGCGCGGTGATGCCGCTGCTCGACCTGGCCCAGCGCCAGGAAGGCTGGGTCAGCCGCGCCGCCATGGAAGTCATCGCCGAGATGCTGGACATGGCCCCCATCCGGGTGGAGGAGGTGGCCACCTTCTACACCATGTACAACCGCAAGCCGGTGGGGCAGTTCCACGTGCAGGTCTGCACCAACCTGCCGTGCATGCTGCGGGGCTCCGACGACGTGGTGGCCGCCGCCAAGGCGGCGTTGGGCGTCGAGTTCGGCGACATGACCTCTGATGGCAAGTTCACCCTGTCCGAGGTGGAATGCCTGGGCGCCTGCGTCAACGCGCCCATGATGCAGATCAACGACGATTACTACGAGGACCTGACGGCCGAGACCACCAAGGCGGTGCTCGAAGCCCTGAAGCGCGGCGAGACGCCGAAGCCCGGTCCCCAGAACGGTCGTCAGTTCTCGTGCCCGGCCGGTGGTCCCACCAGCCTCGCCGAGTTGAAGTTCGAGGGGGGGAAGGCCTGA